Part of the Paeniglutamicibacter sulfureus genome, TCGCGCCCCGGCGCGATGGGGTGGCCAGGTCGTCAAGCTTCTCGCGGGTCTTGCGGTAGTGTTTCTGCGCGTCCTGCAGGTGCGTGGTGTCGGCCTTGCGTTTCAACAGCGGTGCCAGCACCTCCAGGGTGTCGGCCACCGTGCCGACCAGCCCCGCGTCGATCGGGGTGCGCCGCCCCAGCTGTTCCCCGCGCACGTCGACCTGGATGATCTTCGCATCCTGCGGGTAGAACTGCTGGTAGGGGAAGTCGGTGCCCAGCAGCAGGATGGTGTCGGCGGCGTCCATGGCCCGGTACCCGGAGGCGAACCCGAGCAGGCCGGTCATCCCGACGTCGTAGGGATTGTCGTACTCGATGTGCTCCTTGCCGCGCAGCGCGTGCACCACCGGGGCGCCCAGCAGACCTGCGATCTCCATGACCTGTGCGTGCGCGCCGGCCACCCCGGCGCCGGCCAGGATGGTAACCCGCTTGGCTGCGTTCAGCAGATCGGCCGCCCGGGCCAGGTCCTCGGCGTGGGGCAGGACGGCGGAGCGGCTGGCGTTGAGCACCGAGGCGCGCGTGCCCTTGGCCTCGGCCAGGGCGACGTCCCCGGGGATGACCAGCACCGCGACCCCGCGCCGTTCGATCGCGGTGCGCATGGCGATTTCCAGCAGCCGCGGCATCTGCTCCGGGGCCGAGACCGTCTCGCAGAACACGCTGGCCTCACGGAAGAGCTCTGCCGGGTGGGTCTCCTGGAAGTAGTTGCTGCCGATCTCGCCGGTGGGGATGTGCGCCGCGATGGCCAGCACCGGGACGCGGTTGCGGTTGGCGTCGTAGAGCCCGTTGATCAAATGCAGGTTTCCCGGGCCACAGCTTCCGGCGCACACCGTGAGGTTGCCGGTCATCTCCGCCTCGGCACCGGCGGCGAATGCGGCGGTCTCCTCGTGCCGCACCGGGAGCCAGGCGATGGACCCGTCCTTGCGCATGGCATCGGTGAGCCCATTGAGCGAGTCTCCCGCCACCCCGTAGATCCTTTTGACTCCGTTGGCCTTGAGGGTTGCGATCATGGTTTCGGCGACAGTGGGCATCGGTATCTCTTCCTGGCGGGTCGGGACGTTCCTGGCGGGTCGGGACGATTGTTCCCCACCCTACGCCGGGGTCTCGCGGCCCGCCAAGGGTCTTTACTGGTCACCGGACGGTTCCGCGGCCGAATTGTGGCCCGGGTCGCATTGCTCGCTAAGCTGGGTCCCGGATACACGGTGGCAGGGTTGCCACGGGAACAAGGGACGAGAGACCATGACGCAAACGGCGGCCGAACAGAATCTTCCGGAACTCGCGGTGGGGGATTTCTACTACCTCCCCACCGGCGTGGGCACCTACCGTTCCACGGTGCATGCCCAGGGGGCCTGGAACCCGCACGAGCAACACATGGCCCCGGCCACCGGGGTGCTGGTGCACGCCCTGGAGCTTTTCGCCCCACGGCCAGACATGCGCATGGCCCGGGTGAGCCTGGACATCCACGGGATCATCCACGGCGGGGAATTCGAAATCACCACGAGGATGATCCGCCCGGGCCGCACCATCGAACTCATCGAGGCGGAAATGGTTTCGCAGGGGCGCACCTGCATCGTCGCCCGCGGCTGGCGCCTGAGGACCCTTGACAGCTCCGCGGTGGCGGCCAGCGAGGACGCCGGCGTCATCCACCCCGAGGAATTGGTGACCTTTGACGGCATGTCGCCATGGCCCGGCGGGTACATCCGCGGACTGGAATTCCGTGGTGCCGACGGCCATCGCCCGGGCAAAGGGATCGTGTGGATGCGCAACAACTTCGAAATGGTGGCCGGTACGCACACCTCGGACCTGGTCCGGTTGCTGGGCATGGTCGACACCGCCAACGGCGTGGCGCCGCGCGTGGAGCCGGGGCCCGAGTCCTGGATGTTCCCGAACGTGGACCTGCAGATCCACATGCACCGCAAGCCCGCGGGGCAGTGGCTGGGGATCCAGGCGCAGCAGACCTACGGAACCGACGGCATCGGGCTGACCAGCGCGGTGCTGCACGACGTGCACGGACCGTTCGGGCGCAGCGAGCAGATACTCACGGTGCGTCCGGCCCCGGCGGGATCCTAGCCCCCGGAACCACTCGGCTGGAGGAACCCGCGAGGGACTGCTCGGCCCTGGTGAATGCCGATTCGAGTTCGATCACTGCCCGCCGGTAGTCAACCCCAACTCCAACGGCCGCGCCGTTGGGTTGGCGGCCGCGCAGGCGTTCGGCCTGCGCCAGGGCCTTGGCCAATGCCGCAGTCTCCGGGACGTCGACATCGTTCATCCCCGGGCTTGCAATGGCCGCGGCCGGGTCCAGTTCGTAGCGGCTCCACTGCCTGAGAACCTGGTCATGCCGCGATTCGAAAGCCGAGTGCTCGGCAAGCAGCCGGAAACCGGTCTGCACGGCCGTCCGCTGCACGACTTCGTGCACCAGGAAGCGGTGGGTGGCAAGGCAGGCGCCGCAGGCAGCAACCAACACCGCCACACCGGCCAAGGGGTTCACCAGCGCGGCACCCAGTGCCAACGGTGCCAGCACGCAGAAACCGCAGAAGCCGTACCAAAACCGGGCGTCGGGATCCTGTTCCAGTGATGGGCCGGAAACCATGAGCCAAGCTGTGGCCATGCCCAAGAGCATGGCCAGCAAGCCAAGTATCGGGGACAACACGCTCCACCTCCGGATCCGGGGCCCGATGCCGCAAAAATCCGGACCTCATGCTCCATTCCAACCCGTTCCGAAACGGAGGTCAAGGGGTGGTCGAAGAACCTGCTCAGGATGTGATTGAGGCCAGTGTTTCCTTGAGCGCCTTTTTCTTCACGGGTTCAAAACCGGCGGCCAGGTGCCGGGCACGGATGTCCCGATCGGCACGGAAAAGCGCGTAGCCGCGCTTGAGCAGGAACGGCAGCGGCTTGCGCCGCTCCCGCACATCGCGCACGAGCCGTCGGATCGCGGTGCCCAGGGCCGAGACCTCGATGTAGTACGCCCGCACTGGAACCCCCAGGCGCTGCAGCGGGGCCAGGATCTCGGAAACGAATATTCCCTCGGCGACCAGCGGGCCGCCATTGAGCTCGATCCGGCGCATCGAGTCGTAGCTTGAGGTGCTGATCGAATAGTTCGGGACCTCTGTCGCGCCGCTTTCGAGCAAGTCCACCAGGGCGTCAACAGCCAGGGCGCAGTTCCACGTTCCGGCGTGGTCCCAGTCGATTTCGCCGTAGCCGGTCTGCGGCAGCGGGGTCTCGGGGGTGTGCTCGGAGATCTCGCGGTAGAAGTTGTCGAGTTCCACATGGGGTCGGCCGAAGCGGTGGGCCAGGTAGGACTTTCCGGATCCGGAGGCCCCTCCCAGCAAGATCAGGGGGGAAAGTTGTTTCGGCACGACATCCATTATTCACTGCCGCGCATCCGGACCTAGAATCGTGCCCATGAGTCTTTGGAATCCCGATGTCGATCACCGGCTGAACGTTCGCATCGAGGAGCCCTCCGGGGACCCGGAGGCGGACCTGATGGCAGGAATCGGGCTACTCGCCGCGGTGCGCGACGGGGAAGTGCCGGCGGCGCTGCGGATCTATCGGCCCGATCCGACCCTGGCTTTCGGGCAGCGCGATGTGCGCCTGGCCGGCTATCCGCTTGCGGTGGCGCGGTCGCTGGAACATGGCTTTGCCCCGGTGGTGCGCAAGGCCGGTGGTCGGGCGGCGGCCTACCACCGCGGCACGGTGATCGTGGACCATGTAGAACCGGCCGACGAGGCCATGATGGGGCACCAGCACCGCTTCAAGGTCCTGGGTGCCCTCTACGCAGAGGCCCTGCGCCGCGGCGGCATCGACGCGCGGGTGGGGGAAATCGCCGGGGAGTACTGTGCCGGGGAGTTCAGCGTCCACGGGGTGCCGGGGGCCGCCTCCCGAACGCCGAACGCCGTGAAGCTGGTGGGCACCGCGCAGCGCGTGGTGTCCGGGGCATGGCTGTTTTCCAGCGTCTTCGTGATCGAGGATTCGGCGCCCATCCGCGCGCTGCTGGACGACGTCTACCGGGCGATGGAAATCCCGATGGACGCGGCCACCGTCGGCGCCGCCGACGACCTGCTGCCCGGCTACTCGACCGAGACGTTCATCGCCGATCTGCTGGCCGAATACGCGCAGCACGCGGAGCTGGCCGGGGCGTAGTCCCGGGATTCAGCTCTTCCGCCTTCCTATGACCAGGCCCGCACAAAATGCGGCGGCGCAGGCGGCCAGGGCGACAAGCAGCCAGCCGGTGATTTGCTGCGGGCCGAGAAATACCATGCCGGGGGCGAAGGCGCCTTCGCTCAGGGGCGCGTAGGCGAACCAGCCGAATTCGGCCACCTGCCCGCTGCCCGCGACCAGTGTCGCGACGCCCGCAACCAATGCGAGCAGGGCAATGGTTCCGGCGAGCGCCGCCGGTCTGCGCCGAGGATGCTTCCGGGGGTGACTGGGATCGTCCATGGGACGAGTATGCCACGTGGTAAACCTGAAAGTGGTGGTAGGACGCCGGTTTACGCGGTGCCGGCCGTTGCGGGCCCCGTGGGACCTTCCCGTGGCACGCACACACCGTGTGCAGGGGTGTGCATTGCGCGGCGCGCCGGAGCGGGCAATACTCGTCCCTATTGCACCGCGCTTTGCCCGATCCCCGGAGGTACCTGTCATGGCCCAAGAGCCGGCACCCGCCCATTGTCCGCCGCGGCCCGCCCCGGACACCCCCGCCCTTGAGAGCGGATGGAACGCCTGATGCGCGCGGCGATCCTGCGCGAGCTGCCGGGGGACGGCTCCGGGAACTATGCCGAAAGCCGGCCGCTGGCCATCGAGGAACTTGCCACACCCGGGCCGCGGGCCGCGGAGGTCGGCGTGGACATCATCTACTCCTCGCTGTGCCACTCGGACCTCTCGGTCATCAACGGGTCCCGGCCCCGCCCGCTGCCCATGGCCCTGGGCCACGAGGCGGTCGGACGCATCGCCTCCCTGGGCCCGGGAGTGGACCACCTCGAAGTCGGCACCAAGGTCGTGCTGGTCTTCGTCCCCGGCTGCGGCACCTGCCGTGCCTGTGCCGCCGGGCGCCCCGCCTTGTGCCACCGGGCAGCGGTGAGCAACACCGCCGGGGACCTGCTGCACGGAGAGGCGCTCCTGCGCGGGCTCGGCGGCGAGCGGATCAACCACCACCTGGGCGTCTCCGCCTTTGCAGACCACGCGGTGGTGGCCGTCGAATCCGTGGTGCCAGTGCCGGAGGATGTCCCCGATGAGGTGGCTGCCATGTTCGGCTGCGCGGTGCTCACTGGCATCGGGGCCATCAGGCACACCGCGCGGCTTGAAGCGGGCCAGTCGGTGATCGTCTACGGGCTGGGCGCCGTGGGGTTGGCGGCGATCATGGGCGCGGTGCTTGTCGGTGCGGGAAGCATCATTGCCATCGATCCGAACACGGCCAAGCATGACCTGGCGCTTGCCGCCGGGGCCACCGCCGTGGGGACGCCCGAACAGGCACGGGAGCTGGTTGCTGCGGCCACCGGCGACGGGGTCGACGTCGCGATCGAGGCATCGGGATCGGCCCGGGTGATCGGCGAGGCGCTTCAGGTGCTGACCCGCGGCGGGGCGGTCATCTGTGTCGGGCTTCCGCATCCGGAAGCCGAGCTCACGGTGCCGGCGCTGACGTTCGCCGGGGCGGGCAAGCGCCTGCTGGGTTCCTACATGGGCGATGCCAAGCCAGCCGAGGACATTGCCTACTTTGTCAAAGTGTGGCGCGAAGGCAGGCTCCCGGTGGAATTGCTACATAGTGACACCCGACCGTTGGAGGAAATCAACCAGGCCCTGGACGCACTGGCCGAGGGCCGGGTTATCCGCCGGCTGCTCAAGCCCTGAACGGGTCGTGCGCCGCCTTAGGCCCGGGGTCGGAGGCGGCTGCGCTGGCCAACCGGGAATCTGCGGTACCGGCCGGCGTCTTGTTCAGCGACACGCCATGGCGGGCTGGGTGACAGGCATGGTTCCGGTTTAGTTGCTGTCGCCCAACTCTCCACCTCGGCCTGAACGGCCGTGGATGACTTTCCCGAAGGACAAGTCGCGGAGCGGACGCGGCGGATGCCCAACAGCTGGTCGACCAAGGTGGTCAGCAGTCAAGCGCGGTAAGCATTAGAGGGTTCCAGCCGGTATCCTGGACCAGGTTGCGGGCCTTTGCCGTCAATGCTCAGAAATCACCACCCGGATACACTCCTTCAGGCAAGGTGAAGCATGCAGAGCCAGATGCAATACGAATTGCATTCGGGTCATCCCTGACGATGATGTAGGACGCTGCGGTGTGTGGAGAGCGTAGCTGCACCCGATAATTTCCAGTGATGCTGAGATCTGTTTCGATGGTGAAGCGGCTGTCC contains:
- a CDS encoding uridine kinase family protein, which produces MDVVPKQLSPLILLGGASGSGKSYLAHRFGRPHVELDNFYREISEHTPETPLPQTGYGEIDWDHAGTWNCALAVDALVDLLESGATEVPNYSISTSSYDSMRRIELNGGPLVAEGIFVSEILAPLQRLGVPVRAYYIEVSALGTAIRRLVRDVRERRKPLPFLLKRGYALFRADRDIRARHLAAGFEPVKKKALKETLASITS
- a CDS encoding lipoate--protein ligase family protein, yielding MSLWNPDVDHRLNVRIEEPSGDPEADLMAGIGLLAAVRDGEVPAALRIYRPDPTLAFGQRDVRLAGYPLAVARSLEHGFAPVVRKAGGRAAAYHRGTVIVDHVEPADEAMMGHQHRFKVLGALYAEALRRGGIDARVGEIAGEYCAGEFSVHGVPGAASRTPNAVKLVGTAQRVVSGAWLFSSVFVIEDSAPIRALLDDVYRAMEIPMDAATVGAADDLLPGYSTETFIADLLAEYAQHAELAGA
- a CDS encoding zinc-binding dehydrogenase; this translates as MRAAILRELPGDGSGNYAESRPLAIEELATPGPRAAEVGVDIIYSSLCHSDLSVINGSRPRPLPMALGHEAVGRIASLGPGVDHLEVGTKVVLVFVPGCGTCRACAAGRPALCHRAAVSNTAGDLLHGEALLRGLGGERINHHLGVSAFADHAVVAVESVVPVPEDVPDEVAAMFGCAVLTGIGAIRHTARLEAGQSVIVYGLGAVGLAAIMGAVLVGAGSIIAIDPNTAKHDLALAAGATAVGTPEQARELVAAATGDGVDVAIEASGSARVIGEALQVLTRGGAVICVGLPHPEAELTVPALTFAGAGKRLLGSYMGDAKPAEDIAYFVKVWREGRLPVELLHSDTRPLEEINQALDALAEGRVIRRLLKP
- the poxB gene encoding ubiquinone-dependent pyruvate dehydrogenase — encoded protein: MPTVAETMIATLKANGVKRIYGVAGDSLNGLTDAMRKDGSIAWLPVRHEETAAFAAGAEAEMTGNLTVCAGSCGPGNLHLINGLYDANRNRVPVLAIAAHIPTGEIGSNYFQETHPAELFREASVFCETVSAPEQMPRLLEIAMRTAIERRGVAVLVIPGDVALAEAKGTRASVLNASRSAVLPHAEDLARAADLLNAAKRVTILAGAGVAGAHAQVMEIAGLLGAPVVHALRGKEHIEYDNPYDVGMTGLLGFASGYRAMDAADTILLLGTDFPYQQFYPQDAKIIQVDVRGEQLGRRTPIDAGLVGTVADTLEVLAPLLKRKADTTHLQDAQKHYRKTREKLDDLATPSRRGAKIHPQYVARTLDELADDDAVFLADVGSPVVWAARYLTMNGRRRLLGSFSHGTMANSIPQAIGVQASHPQRQVVTLSGDGGLAMLMGDLLTLVQSKLPVKVVVFNNSSLNFVELEMKAAGFVTFATDLSNPNFADVATAMGIRGFRVEKSKDLPDVLREALAHDGPALIDVVTDRQELSMPPAVTAEQAKGFALYAVRTVMSGKGDELLDLAATNWRQLF
- a CDS encoding thioesterase family protein; its protein translation is MTQTAAEQNLPELAVGDFYYLPTGVGTYRSTVHAQGAWNPHEQHMAPATGVLVHALELFAPRPDMRMARVSLDIHGIIHGGEFEITTRMIRPGRTIELIEAEMVSQGRTCIVARGWRLRTLDSSAVAASEDAGVIHPEELVTFDGMSPWPGGYIRGLEFRGADGHRPGKGIVWMRNNFEMVAGTHTSDLVRLLGMVDTANGVAPRVEPGPESWMFPNVDLQIHMHRKPAGQWLGIQAQQTYGTDGIGLTSAVLHDVHGPFGRSEQILTVRPAPAGS